Sequence from the Deferribacter autotrophicus genome:
ATGCAGATGATATGATAAATCTATACTTCAAAACTATAGAAAACATAGAAAGTGTAAAAGGTGAGGTATTTAATATAGGTGGAGGAATGGAAAACAGTTTGTCATTAATAGAGTTATTCAAACTTTTGGAAGAAATGCTTGATATAAAGATGGAATATAAACAGCTTCCACCAAGAGAAAGTGATCAAAAAGTATTTGTTGCCGATATAATAAAAGCTGAAAAACTCATTGGTTGGAAACCGGAGATTTCTAAAAAAGTTGGAATAAAAAGAATGGTTAATTGGATTAATTCTTTAGTGATACACAATGAATAATATCAGAACAATAAATTATATTAAGCAAGTTAAATATTCTTTCGTTTTAAAATTTTTAACAATAGGTTGTAGTTTTTTAAGTATACCTATCATGATAAAATATTTAGGTACAGAATTATATGGAATATGGAGTACACTATTATCTATTACGTCTTGGATAGTTTTAATGGATTTTGGAATTGGTAATGGTTTAAAAAATAAAGTAGTTGAAAGTCTAGCGTTGAATTCAAGAATTTTAGCGCGAAAGTACATATCCACTTCCTACATTATAATTGGCTTTGTATCAATATCTTTGATTCTATTTATAGTTTTAATAAGTCAATTTATTCCTTGGCAAAAAGTTTTTAATACCAATTTATTAAGTAATGATGAAATTACTAAAGTTGTAAATATTACATTTATTTTTATTTCATTAAATTTTTGGGTAAGCTTAATAAATCAAGTATTTAATGGTTTGCAGAAAACTTCATTAGTTAATTTAAATCAGTTTCTATCGAACTTTATAATACTTGTTTCTGTATATGCTTTGTATAAAACAACATCCCAATCTTTTCATAAGTTAGCTTTTCTATATGGTTTATCTTTAGTATTACCGAATATTATACTGTCCATTTGGTTTTATAGAAAAAATTCTTTATTAATACCAAGACCACTTGATTTTTCTTTAAAAAAGGCCAAAGAAATAATATCACTAGGAACAAAGTTTTTTATAATTCAAATCGCTGTAATAATTATTTTCACAACAGATAAAATCTTAATTACACAGTTGTTTGAACCAGCAAAAGTGGCTGAGTATGAAGTTGTTTTTAAACTATTTTCCATAGTTATATTGATTCACTCTCTTATTTCAGCTCCTTTATGGCCTGCATATGCGGATGCATATCATAAAAAAGATTTTAAATGGATATCGACTAATATAAAAAAACAGTTAAGTCTCTTTTTTTACTTGATTTTACTGACATTAACTCTATTAATTACTGCAAAATTTATCATATCTTTATGGGTTGGTGCAGATTTTAATGTTGAAACTGGTTTATTAATTGTAATGGGCATTTTTACTATAGTTTCTACTTGGAATAATATTTTTGCGTTTTTTATTAATGCAACTAATCAATTAAATATTCAGATTATAACTTCTTTAATTGCTATTGTTATAAATATTCCATTATCAATATTTATTGTTAAATTTTTTAACACAGATTCTTATGGAATAGTAATAGGTACAATTATATCATTAATGTTTTTTGCTATTTTAGGACCAATTCAAACTTATAAAATAATTAGAGGTAACTTAAATGTTGAATAATAACAAATTAGTCAGTATTTTAATTCCCGTATATAATAGAGAGAAATATATAGAAGAAACTGTAAAAGGCGCATTAAAACAGACATATAAAAATATTGAAGTGATAGTTGTAGATAATAAAAGTAATGATAAAACTTGGAATAAACTCCAAGAGTTAGCTAAGACAGATAATAGGATAAGAATATTTCAGAATGAAACTAATATAGGTCCTGTTAGAAATTGGAAAAGATGTATAGATGAAGCAAGTGGAAAATATGGGAAAATTCTTTGGTCAGATGATTTGATTGCACCTGATTTTATAAAAAAAACTTTACCATTTTTGGAAAACAATGAAGACGTGGGTTTTGTTTTTACAGGAACAGAAATTTTTATAGATGGCACTCAAAAAAAGAGCGAAAATTATTTTATAGGAAAAACAGGTATTTATGATAGTGATAAATATATAAATGGTGTACTTTTTGAAGATAACTATCCTGTGTCTCCTGGATGTGCGTTATTTAGAATGAAAGACTTAAAAGAGAATTTACTTATTAATGTTCCAAACAAAGTAAATAGTAATTTTAGTATGCATGCAATTGGTAATGATTTATTAATATTTTTATTAACCGCACATAAGTATAAGAGATTTGCATTTATAAATGAAAAGTTATCATTTTTCAGAGCCCATAAAGATTCTATTAGTATTAAATCTAATAATGGGAAATTACCATTGCATTATAGTTTAGCAAAAGCATATTTTGTCGAAAATTATAGAAAAGATTTAATTAGGAAATTGAATACTAGTATTTGGATAAATATTAAGCGATATCCAACTACTGCAAAAAAATACAATCTTGACAAAATAGAAAAGTTTTACTTAAGCAACAGAGATTATAAACTAGATTATGTTTATTTGGTTAATAAAGTGTTTAAGAAAATATTAAAGAAGATGGGATTAATGAGATGAAAATGGAATGTTTAAATAAAAACTATTCAACAACAAAACTGTGCTATAAACTTTTAGATGGCAGTTTTTTAGACATGGACGGCAAAATAAAAGCAGAATTAAAATTTAAAATAAACAATCCAAAATTCAAAATCCAAAATTCAAAATTAATCGGAAAGCCTGAAGATAAATTTGAAACAATGCTCTTTTTACCAGAGGGTGAAGAGAGAAAAGGGGAGGGTGGGCTTAGAACTAAAGGATATTTTAAGCATAGCTATAAGAAGGTAGTAAGTGATAAGAGACAAGAGATAGGAGATAAAAGTGACGAATGGTGGATAGTGGATAGAGATGATAATTTAGTCAAAAAAGTAGAAATGCCAGAAAATTTAAATCTACCATCTACCACCTATCACCTCCCACTTATCTCTATAATAACTGTCGTCTACAACGGCGAAAAATATCTTGAAGAAACCATTAAAAGTGTAATTAATCAAACTTATCATAATGTAGAGTATATAATAATTGATGGTGGTTCAACTGATGGAACTTTGGGTATAATTAAAAAATATGAAAATTATATTGATTATTGGGTGAGTGAACCAGATGAAGGAATTTATGATGCAATGAATAAAGGAATTTTGACCGCTAGAGGTAAATGGATAGCTTTTTTAAATTCAGATGACAAGTTTATAAATTGTTATTTATTGAACAATTTATTTATTTATTTGTTTTCAGATGTTGATATTTTGTATGGGAATATTTTGAAAAATGGTAAGATAAAAAAAGCCTACCATAATTTTTTATATTTTTATATGAGTATAAAGCACCCGGCAACTTTTATTAATGCAAAATTGGCAAGAAAAATAAAGTTTGATAAGAGCTATAAAATAGCTGGAGATTATAAATTATTTTTGGAATGTAAAATTAAGAAATGTAAATTTAAAAAAGTTAATTGCGTGTTTACTATTATGAGGGAGGGTGGAGTAAGTAGTAATAGTTTAGATTCTATTAAGGAGGTTTGGAATGTTCAGTCAAAAATGTTAAAAAAATATAGGATTGTTTTTTTTATAAATAAGATTCTTTTTATTTTCAGAAAAGTTAAATTTGTTTTTAAAGGAGGAAAAAGTGCTAACATATGAGATAATTCCTGATAAATTGTACATAAGATCCAATGTTGATAGAATTTTACATTTTACATTTGGTGAGGTTTTAAAAAAGACTTCTAACATAAACTGTGTGCAGGCTGAATATATTTTAGAAACTGATAAGACTTTTTGGAAAGATATAAAAAAGAAGATGATAAATGAACGAAGATTTCACTATTTTTGGTTTTGTAAAAAATATTCTTATTATGAAAGACAAGTGTTTCCTGGGATTGTATTTAAAATGTTAATTGATCATGATAATGTACCAAAAATTTACTTCAATGAAAAGTTTAGGAAGTATGCAATTGCTAGAGTAAATAACATTTTCCCTCCAGGTGCTTATCTTTCTGATATTTTGGTGAAATATTTAATAGAAAATAATATAATACCTTTACCTGCAGCGGCAGGTATATATAAAAAATCTAGTATCATTTTAGCAGGAGCTCCAGATACAGGTAAGACTATTACAACTTTAGAGCTTTTAAAAAAAGAAGACTATTATTATATGGGAGAAGACATTATTGTCTTAGATTATAAGGGTATAATTTATGCTGTTCCATGGACAAATACTTTTAGACATTATGATTATGGAGTTAGTTTAATTGGTAAAATTCTTGGGAAAATAAACCATTTAACTCCATTAATTGGTGTGATTGGAAGAAGAACATCTGGTCATATTACTGATATATTTTTAGATGTTAAATTAGAATCTAAAATAGGGTTAGATATTGTATTAGTTTTGGCTATTAATAAGAATATAAAT
This genomic interval carries:
- a CDS encoding glycosyltransferase family 2 protein encodes the protein MECLNKNYSTTKLCYKLLDGSFLDMDGKIKAELKFKINNPKFKIQNSKLIGKPEDKFETMLFLPEGEERKGEGGLRTKGYFKHSYKKVVSDKRQEIGDKSDEWWIVDRDDNLVKKVEMPENLNLPSTTYHLPLISIITVVYNGEKYLEETIKSVINQTYHNVEYIIIDGGSTDGTLGIIKKYENYIDYWVSEPDEGIYDAMNKGILTARGKWIAFLNSDDKFINCYLLNNLFIYLFSDVDILYGNILKNGKIKKAYHNFLYFYMSIKHPATFINAKLARKIKFDKSYKIAGDYKLFLECKIKKCKFKKVNCVFTIMREGGVSSNSLDSIKEVWNVQSKMLKKYRIVFFINKILFIFRKVKFVFKGGKSANI
- a CDS encoding glycosyltransferase family 2 protein, whose protein sequence is MLNNNKLVSILIPVYNREKYIEETVKGALKQTYKNIEVIVVDNKSNDKTWNKLQELAKTDNRIRIFQNETNIGPVRNWKRCIDEASGKYGKILWSDDLIAPDFIKKTLPFLENNEDVGFVFTGTEIFIDGTQKKSENYFIGKTGIYDSDKYINGVLFEDNYPVSPGCALFRMKDLKENLLINVPNKVNSNFSMHAIGNDLLIFLLTAHKYKRFAFINEKLSFFRAHKDSISIKSNNGKLPLHYSLAKAYFVENYRKDLIRKLNTSIWINIKRYPTTAKKYNLDKIEKFYLSNRDYKLDYVYLVNKVFKKILKKMGLMR
- a CDS encoding lipopolysaccharide biosynthesis protein, with amino-acid sequence MNNIRTINYIKQVKYSFVLKFLTIGCSFLSIPIMIKYLGTELYGIWSTLLSITSWIVLMDFGIGNGLKNKVVESLALNSRILARKYISTSYIIIGFVSISLILFIVLISQFIPWQKVFNTNLLSNDEITKVVNITFIFISLNFWVSLINQVFNGLQKTSLVNLNQFLSNFIILVSVYALYKTTSQSFHKLAFLYGLSLVLPNIILSIWFYRKNSLLIPRPLDFSLKKAKEIISLGTKFFIIQIAVIIIFTTDKILITQLFEPAKVAEYEVVFKLFSIVILIHSLISAPLWPAYADAYHKKDFKWISTNIKKQLSLFFYLILLTLTLLITAKFIISLWVGADFNVETGLLIVMGIFTIVSTWNNIFAFFINATNQLNIQIITSLIAIVINIPLSIFIVKFFNTDSYGIVIGTIISLMFFAILGPIQTYKIIRGNLNVE